TTGTCCAGGTTGCCGTTGTCGGGCCAGCTGTTGAGGGGCGCGAAGCGCTGCTGGCCGGCACCGGCGCCGCCGCGGCCGTCGCTGATGCGGTACGTGCCCGCGCTGTGCCACGCCATACGGATGATGAACGGCCCGTAGTGACCGAAGTCGGCGGGCCACCAGTCCTGCGAGGTGGTGAGCACCCCGGCGATGTCCTGCTTGACGGCCGGGAGGTCGAGGGCCTTGAACGCCTCGGCGTAGTCGAACTCCTCACCGAGCGGGTTGGCCACGGCGGGGTTCTTGGCGAGGATCTTCAGGTTGAGCCGCTCGGGCCACCACTCGCGGTTTCCGCCGCCCTGGGTGGGGTGCGGGGCGCGGCCGTGGGCGACCGGGCAGCCGCCGCCCTCGCCCTCCGACTTCGCGTCTACGACGATTGCATCATGGTTCTCAGACATGGAAATCCTTCCGGACCAGGCGAATCAGGGTCCTCGGTGCTGCGGGAACTGCGGTGCTGCGGAACCGGGGGCGGCCGGGAGCCGTCACGCGCCTGTTCCTTGGCATTGAGCCGGAACCGATCCTACGATGGACAGAGTCCAAGTCAAGAAGCGAACTAAACGTACGTTTGGTAAAAACCGGCCATCCAGACATCTCCCGATGAATCCTGGATGTCCCGCCACCCCCGGAACTGGTGAACCGACATGAGCGACCTGCTGGAGCGACTGCGCGGCCGGGGCTGGCGGATGACGTCCCAGCGCCGGGTCGTGGCCCAGGTCCTCGACGGCGAACACGTCCACCTCACGGCCGACGAGGTCCACGCCCTCGCGGCGGACCGCCTGCCGGAGATCTCGCGGGCGACGGTCTACAACACCCTCGGCGAACTGGTCACCCTGGGCGAGGTCGTGGAGGTCTCCACGACGGGCCGCGCCAAACGCTACGACCCGAACGCCCACCGCCCCCACCACCACCTGATCTGCTCCACCTGCGCCACGATCCGCGACGTCCACCCGACGAGCGACCCCCTGTCCGCCCTCCCACCGGAGGAACGCTTCGGCTTCACGGTGACGGGGGCGGCCGTCACGTACCGGGGGGTGTGCCCGGGGTGCGCGGGCGGGGCGGCCTGACGTTGCGCAGGGGCGGGCGCGTACAGCTGTCCGGAACGAGGGGTGCGGAGGTGGCGTCGGATGGTGCGGGAAAAGCCGTGGGACTGCGCCGCCCCGCGGCCTGTTCCGACGGTTTCTCCATCTCAGAAATGGCTCAGTGGCGTGACGGCCAAGATGACGACCTTTTGATGGGTGCGTTGCTACGTGTGGCTGCCGCAGCCTGACGAATCTGCGGGACCTCGCTCACCAAATGGGAGTGCGGCCTGGTGGCTGGTGGATGCCCCTCGTGAACTACCAACTCCCCGCGACCTGACCGCCGGTGGCCGGAGTAGGCAGGTGGGTCGCCGCTCGCCGAGGACGACCCGCACCGACCCGCACCGGACAGGATCCCCTCAGCCGGCGAGGGTCAACTTCTCCCAGGAGCGACCCGGGCCCGCCGACGCCCATGCGTTGAGCAGGGCGGGTATCTCCGGTCCTGGGGCTGCCAACGACACCTTCTGGGTGCCCGGGTGGACCGATCGGGTCTGGGGGTGGGTTCCTGTGCTGCAGCAGGAGCAGATGAGTTCGAAGCTGCTCGCGGGCTCCGCGCCGTACCCGCGCTCCGTGAAGTCCCTTTCCAGCGCGTCGATGTCGGAGGCCGCTGCCGCCGAGACCGTCACGGTGTGCGTGGAGAGGCCGGAGGGTTCGAAGAGCAGGAGTTCGTCGAAGACGCTGTGGGTCCGGCCGTCCGTGGTCCGCTCGCCCCGGGGCTCGCCGTCGTGCAGGACCACTTCCCCGAAGCGCCGGCCCGGGGACACCGGAACGCTGATGACCCGTGCCCGGGTGGGGCAGAGCCGTACGCCCCACACGACCTCGTGGCCGGTGTCGGTGCTCAGGCGTACGCAGCAGCGGCCGAACGAGCCGACGATCTCTCCCTCGCCCTCGGGGATGGTGATCCCGAAGCCCTCCCACGCGTCGCGGGCAACGGCCCATTCCCGCTTCACCGTTGCCGCGATGCCGAGGTTCCAGAATGCCGGGTCCCCCTCGCCGCGCGGTGATCGTGCCGCCGCCTCGCGGCCGAGCGTGTACGCCTTGTCCCAGTTGCGCAGGAACTTGTGCGCCAGGGCCGCGTCGTACCACCACTCCGCGCTCCGGGGGTGGTCGGGAAGGCGGCCGAGCAACTCCTCGTACCGGTCGGCGGCGGTCTGCCACCGCTCCGCGTCCCACGCCGCTCGGGCCTGCTCGAAGAGCTCCCGGGGCTTCGCCGTGTCCATTCCCACCCTCGATCGAGATCCGCCGGCCGCACCGTCAGGGACCGGACACGTCGAAGGCCCGCCATCGCTAGCGACGGCGGGCCTTCGACTATTGCCCGGTGAGAGCAATGGCGGAGGATACGAGATTCGAACTCGTGAGGGGTTGCCCCCAACACGCTTTCCAAGCGTGCGCCCTAGGCCACTAGGCGAATCCTCCGCGACGAACCATACAAGACGTTGAGCCGTGCTCGCGAACTCGTTCCCGGGGGTGGGCATCGGGTACTGTGGGCGCAGCCCCTCACGTGGCGCTATCTGACTGAACTCCCCCAGGGCCGGAAGGCAGCAAGGGTAGGTCGGCTCTGGCGGGTACGTGAGGGGCGTCCGCGTTGGCGGGAGTGGGATGTCGGACCGGGCCGATATCGTCGTAGGTGTGTCGTCCCTAGCGCTCTACCGCCGTTACCGCCCCGAGTCCTTCGCCGAGGTCATCGGGCAGGAGCATGTCACCGACCCGTTGCAGCAGGCCCTGCGGAACAACCGGGTCAATCACGCGTACCTGTTCAGCGGGCCGAGGGGCTGCGGGAAGACGACCAGCGCGCGCATCCTCGCGCGGTGTCTGAACTGCGAGCAGGGGCCGACCCCGACCCCCTGCGGGGTCTGCCAGTCCTGTCAGGACCTGGCCAGGACCGGGCCCGGGTCGATCGATGTCATCGAGATCGACGCCGCCTCGCACGGTGGTGTGGACGACGCGCGTGATCTGCGGGAGAAGGCATTCTTCGGGCCGGCGAGCAGTCGTTACAAGATCTACATCATCGACGAGGCCCACATGGTCACCCCGGCGGGCTTCAACGCCCTGCTGAAGGTCGTCGAGGAGCCGCCGGAGCATCTCAAGTTCATCTTCGCGACCACCGAGCCGGAGAAGGTCATCGGCACGATCCGGTCGCGTACGCACCACTATCCGTTCCGGCTGGTGCCGCCCGGCACGCTGCGTGAGTATCTCGGCGAGGTGTGTGGCAAGGAGCGGATCCCGGTCGCCGACGGGGTGCTGCCGCTGGTCGTCCGGGCCGGGGCCGGGTCCGTACGGGACTCGATGTCCGTGATGGACCAGCTCCTCGCGGGCGCCGCCGAGGACGGTGTGACGTACGCGATGGCGACGTCGCTGCTCGGTTACACGGACAGTTCGCTCCTCGACTCGACCATCGACGCCTTCGCGGCCGGGGACGGCGCCGCGGCCTTCGAGGTCGTGGACCGCGTCATCGAGGGCGGCAACGACCCCCGGCGCTTCGTCGCCGACCTGCTGGAGCGGCTGCGGGACCTGGTCATCCTGGCCGCCGTTCCGGACGCCGGTACGAAGGGGCTCATCGACGCCCCCGACGACGTCATCCAGCGGATGCAGGACCAGGCGGCGGTCTTCGGGGCCGCCGAGCTGAGCCGGGCCGCCGACCTCGTCAACACCGGGCTGACCGAGATGCGGGGCGCCACCTCGCCCCGGCTCCAGCTCGAACTGATCTGCGCGCGCGTGCTGCTGCCCGCCGCCTTCGACGACGAACGGTCCGTCCAGACGCGGCTCGACCGGCTGGAGCGGGGGGTGGCCTCGGCGGCGTTCTCGACCGGGGGGGCCGGACCCGCCGTGGGGTACGTCCCCGGGCCCGAGGCCCACATGCCGCCGCCCGGCAGCGGTCACCCGGCGGCGCGCCCCGCGACGCCCGGCAACGGTCACGGCAACGCTCGCGGCGGGGGAGGGGAGGCGCGGACACCGGCACCTCCCGTACCCGCCGAGGCACCCTTCGTTCCCGAGGCGCCGCCCGTTCCCGAGACGCCCGCTCCGGCCGCCGGCGCCCGGCCCGGTGCCTGGCCGGGGGCCGCGGCGCCTCCGCCCCGGCCCCCGGCGCCCGGGACGGCCGCCCGCAAGCCCGGTGGCTGGCCCACGGCCTCCACACCCGGCAGGCCCGCCCCGGCCCCCGAAGCTGCCCCGGCCGCGCCCCCGGCGTACGAGTCCGGGGCCCCCTCCGCCCCGGCCGGCGGCGGTCCCGGCATGACCCAGGGCGCCGGACAGGTGCGGAACATGTGGCCCGAGATCCTGGAGGCGGTGAAGAACCGCCGGCGCTTCACCTGGATCCTGCTCAGCCAGAACGCGCAGGTCGCGGGCTTCGACGGGACGACCCTCCAACTCGGCTTCCTCAACGCGGGAGCCCGCGACAACTTCGCCACCAGCGGCAGCGAGGAAGTCCTCAAGCAGGCGCTCTCCGAGCACTTCCGCGTCCAGTGGAAGATCGAGGCGATCATCGACCCCTCGGGCGGCACCCAGCCGCCGCCCGCCCCCGGCGGGGGCAACGGCCCCTCAGGGGGCGGGAGTTACGGCGGCGGGGGCGGTGGCGGTGCGCCCGGCGGCTACGGCGGCGGAGGCGGCGCCCGGCCCCCGGCTCCCGCCCCCTCCCAGCGACCCGCGCCGCCCGCCCAGCACCCCGCCGACTCCGGCCCCGGCGCGGGCTCCCCGGCGCCCGGCGGCCACGCCTCGGCCGCCACCGCCACCGCCACGGCCGCCCCCGGCCACGCGCCGCCCGAACAGCGCCGCCCGTCCGGCGGTCCCGTCGCGCCCCCTCCCCCCGTCGTCCCCCAGGTCGCCCCCGAGGACGACATCCCGGAGGACGACGACGCCGGCCTGGCCGACTCCGCGCTCTCCGGCCACGACCTGATCGTCCGCGAGCTGGGCGCCACGCTCGTCGACGAGTTCCCGAACGAGTAGGCCGCGCTCCGGGGCTCGGGGGTTCGGCGGCTCCGGAACCCCAGAACGCCGTTGCCCCGTGCTCCCGGAACGCTGCGGTCCCGCACGACGCACCCGGCGCCCCGAGCCCGACCGCGCCCGGCACCACGTACACCCGCCGCCCCCCGGGACGGAGCCCGGCCCCGCCGTCCACCCACCGGAACGGGGCGGGCGCCCGGCCCGCCCCCGGACCCGACCCCGCTAGGCTGCGCCCCGTGAAGGTCCTTGTCATCGGCGGCGGCGCCCGCGAACACGCCCTGTGCCGCTCCCTGTCCCTCGATCCCGACGTCACCGCGCTGCACTGCGCGCCCGGCAACGCGGGTATCGCCGAAGTCGCCGAGCTCCACCCGGTCGACGCCACGGACGGCACGGCCGTCGCCCGGCTCGCCGCCCGCCTGGAGGCCGGCCTCGTCGTCGTCGGCCCCGAGGCGCCCCTGGTCGCCGGGGTCGCCGACGCCGTACGGGACGCGGGCATCGCCTGCTTCGGCCCGTCCGCCGAGGCCGCGCGGCTGGAGGGCTCCAAGGCCTTCGCGAAGTCCGTGATGGCCGCCGCGAGCGTCCCCACCGGTCGCAGTTACGTGTGCACCACCCCCGAGGAGATCGACACCGCCCTCGACGCCTTCGGCGCCCCCTTCGTCGTCAAGGACGACGGACTCGCGGCCGGCAAGGGCGTCGTCGTCACCGACGACCTCGCGACCGCCCGCGAGCACGCGCTCGCCTGCGGCCGGGTCGTCATCGAGGAGTTCCTGGACGGCCCGGAGGTCTCCCTCTTCGCCGTCACCGACGGCCGTACGGTGCTCCCGCTGCGCCCCGCCCAGGACTTCAAGCGCGCGCTCGACGGCGACGAGGGCCCCAACACCGGCGGCATGGGCGCGTACTCCCCGCTCCCGTGGGCCGACCCCAAACTGGTCGACGAGGTCCTGGAGACCGTGCTCCAGCCCACCGTGGACGAGATGCGCCGCCGGGGCACGCCGTTCTCCGGGCTGCTCTACGCGGGCCTGGCGATCACCGGCCGGGGTGTGCGGGTCATCGAGTTCAACGCCCGGTTCGGCGACCCCGAGACGCAGGTGGTCCTGGCACGGCTGCGGACCCCGCTCGCCGGTGTCCTGCTGGCCGCCGCCGAAGGACGGCTCGCGGACCTGCCGGAGCTGGTGTGGCGCGACGACGCGGCGGTCACCGTGGTGGTGGCCTCGCACAACTACCCGGGCACCCCGCGTACCGGCGACCCCGTCGAGGGACTGGCCGACGTCGTCGCGCAGGATGCCCCCGACGCGTACGTCCTGCACGCCGGGACCCGGCTCGCGGACGACGGCCGCACGGTCCTCAGCGCCGGCGGACGCGTGCTGTCCGTCACGGCGACCGGCAAGGACCTCGCGCAGGCGCGGGAACGGGCGTACGCGGCCGTGGGCCGGATCCGGCTGGACGGGTCGCAGCACCGCACGGACATCGCCCGCGAGGCCGCCGACGCCTGAGCCCTGGGCCCAGCCCGGACCCGGTCCGCGCACGAACGACCCCGCTGTCCCGTCCGGCCCTGTTCGTCCCCGTCCGACCTGGTTGGACGGGGACGTTCGCGTACGGCCCCGGCGTCCCCGTCTCGCGCCCGGAAACGGCACCCCAAAACACCGGTGACGCCAGCACCTTTGACCTAAGCCATTCCATCGGGTGACGGTTGACCCATCCGAATGACCCCCGCCGGGGCCCCAACTATGGTGCGGCGCAAGCGTTCGGGCACTTGGCCCACCGACATTGCGATGTCAGTGGCGGGTGCCACAGTGGGGAAGTGAGCAAATCCGCCGCAGTGCTGGCAGAGGGGGTGAGATCCGGACGTGTCCGTATCCGGTGTCGGTGAGGAGATCGGTGCCCAGGGCGCCAGATCCCGGGCTCTCGCTGTGCTGCGTGTGCGCGGCAGGGCGGCGGCTCTCGCACTGCTGCCCGCCGCGGCGGCGGTCGTCCTGCTCGCGGGCGGTGCCACGGGCCTGCTCACCGGCGGGAGTTGGGACACCACGCGCTGGATCGTGACCGCCGTCGCCGTGCTCGTGCTGCTCTGCGCGGCGGCCGTCGCCACCGTGATCGTCAGGGCCGAGCCGGCCCTCAGCCCCACCGTGGAGATCGCCGAGCACACCGCCCCGGACCTGTACCGCCTGGTGCGGGACCTGGCCGACCGGCTGGGCGTGCCCGCGCCCTCGTCCATAGCCCTGACGCCGGACTGCGACAGCTGGCTGGAGGACCGTACGCACCCCGCGCACGCCCCCGCCGACAGCGCGGCCGATCCGGCTACGAACGGCGCCGCACGCGCCGAAGCGACCGCCTCCGGGAGGGCCCCCGCCAAGAGCGTGGGAATGCCCGGCGCGGCCCGCCGCCGTGTGCCCGCCGCCCCCGTCCTCGTGATCGGATCGCCCTTCCTGTGGTGGATGCGCGTCGCCGAGCTGCGCGCCGTGCTGGCCCCTGTCGTGGCCGGGACCGGACCGGCGTCGCACCCCGACATAGCCGCCGCCCGCCGCTTCGTACGGAGCCTGGACGCCGCCGCGGCGCTCGCCGACCGCCGCGACCCGGGGCGGCCGGTACGCCGCACCGGCCTCCGCCTCGTCAGCCGGATCGCCCGACTGATGCTGCGCGCCTGCGCGGAGCACACCGCCCTGATGGAGCGCGGCGTGGCCTCCGCCGCGTCCGAGCGGGCCCACGGGGTCGACTACGGGCTGCGGATCGTCGCCCAGGAGCAGGTCGGCCTCGCCTACGCGGGCTGGGACCGGCTGCTCACCCGCGTCGCCCTGCCCGCCTGGCGGATGGGCCGCTGGCCGTCCCGGCTCGACGTCGGCGTCGTGTCGGCGCTGACCGAGCTCTCGCGGCGCGACCGGCTGGCCGAGGGGTTCGCCTCCCGGCTCGGCGAACGCCCCGCCTGCGATCTGCTCGAAGAACCCGGTGCGGTCGACGAGGCGACATCCCTGCTTGCCGCGCGCCTTTTCCACGGCGGCCCGGCCGAGTCCGGCCCCGACTGGTCCCCGGTCGACTGGCAGCAGTATCCGGAGGAGGTCGTGGACCGCAAGTGGCGTACGGAGGCGGCCAGACTGCACCGCGTCCTGGACGGGATGGGGGTACGCCGCTCCGCGCGGCCGGGCGACGCCACAGCCGGTCCGGCCGCCGTCCCCGCCGGCGACGCCGTGCTCGGGCCCACGCTGGACCGGGTCATGGACCATCTCGCCGGCCGGGGCGAGGAGGCGGGCGACAGCCTGGCCGCCGGGATCAGCGCCGAGGTGGCACGCGAGGAGGCCGAGGCGGTGCTGCCCGCGCAGCCGGCCGCCCCGGAGGCCGCGGGGGACGCCCTGGCGCTCCGGGGGGCGGACCCGCTGCCGCTGCTGCCGCTCATGCCGCCGCGCACGGGACGCGAGCTGCTCGCCGACCACGTCACCGCCATGGTCTGCTGCGCCGCCGTGGACACGGCGGGCGCGACGCCGGGGCTCGACTGGCTGGACGGCCCGGCGCTGCTGATGGACGGCAAGCGGCGCACGGACCTGGCGGGCGGGGTGCTGAGCCTGGTGGAGGACGGCGACGGGGAGCCGCTGCGGATGTGGCTGGCCGCGACGGGCGTACGGTCGGAGAAACCGGTTCGTCTGGTGTGACGCCGGGGTGGGGGCGTTCGCCCTCGGGGGGCGTCGTCGTGCGTACGTCGTCGCGTCGGTGCGGGGGTTGATCCGCCCGGCGCGTGCCCGCCGTGTCGGCCCGGCCGGTGCGAGCCCGGTCGTCCGGCGTCGGTGCCGGGGGTCGGCCCCCGTCCCGCGTAGGCCAGTGTGTGGGGCCCGCGCCGGCCCGCCTGGTGCGAGCCCGGTCACGCGGCACCAGAGTGGGGACGGCCGTCTGCTCGCACCTGTCCGCCCGGTCGTCCGGCGTCGGTGCCGGGGGTCGGCCCCCGTCCCGCGTAGGCCAGTGTGTGGGGCCCGCGCCGGCCCGCCGTGTCGGCCCGCCTGGTGCGAGCCCGGTCACGCGGCACCAGAGTGGGGACGGCCGTCTGCTCGCGCCTGTCCGCCCGGCTGTCCGGCGTCGGTGGCGGGGGTTAGCCCCCGTCCCTCGTACGCCGGTGCGGCGGGCCCGCGCCAGCCCGCCAAGCGCCCACCCGTGTCGGCCCGGCTCGCCCGCGCCGGCCCGCGCCCGCCTGGTCATCCCGTACCGGGCTCGGACGGCCCCCCGCCCCCGTCCCGCCCACCCCGGTGTGTCGCGTGCGCCTCCCCTCATCGCCGATCAGTGCGGATTCGTGTGGATTCCCGGACCGGAGGAGCCCAGCCGGTGTGAGGTCGGTCACGCTCGGGCCCCGTCGGCCGTTCCCTCCCGGCCCCCGTCCCGCGCCGGCGTGCTCAACACCCCGCCGGAGCTGGGTGTTTCCGCCGGTCGGAGGGGCTTGTATCCCGATTGCATCCCCTTCCGCCCGCTTGCATGCCTTTCCATTCGCGACGAACGGTGACGGGCCGCGTGCTGAATGTGATGTGCTGGGAAGCCGCCGCCGACGCGGCCCGCCCCAACAGCGGCCCGCCGAGCGGCAGTCGACCACTCACCAGCACCTGCACGGGGTTTCCAGGGAGGGGCGCGCCAATGTGCGCCGATCACATCCGACGGTGGGAATCGGGCGCGCTCGCCCACGCCGTCTCCGATCCCTTCGGCCAGGGACCGGTGCCCTGGCTGCGCGGCAGCGAGAACTACCTCGACGACACGGGCCAGGTCGTCCCCTGGTACGCGGACCCGACGCTCGGCCGCGACCGGGGCGGCACCCGTACCGCCGACGACGTCCACCGCCAGATCAAGGGCTTCGCCTCCGCCGGCGCCGTCGCCCCCGGCGAGTCCATCGACTTCCACATCACCGTCGATCCGCCCCAGCCGTTCTCCGTGGACATCTACCGGATCGGGCACTACGCCGGCGAGGGCGCCCGCAAGATCACCACGAGCCCCCGGCTCTCCGGCATCGTCCAGCCCGCCCCGCTCGCCGCCGAACGCACCGTGTCCTGCCACCACTGGTGGCTCTCCTGGCGCCTCCAGATCCCGTCGTACTGGTCGCTCGGCGCGTATGTCGCCGTCCTCACCACGACCGACGGCCACCGTTCCCACGTGCCGTTCACGGTCCGCGACACCCACCCCGCCGACCTGCTGCTCCTGCTGCCCGACATCACCTGGCAGGCGTACAACCTCTACCCGGAGGACGGCCGTCTCGGCGCCAGCCTCTACCACGCCTGGGACGAGGAGGGCCGGCTCCTCGGCGAGGAGGACGCGGCGATCACCGTCTCCTTCGACCGCCCGTACGCGGGCGCCGGGCTGCCCATCCATGTCGGCCACGCCTACGATTTCATCCGCTGGGCCGAGCGGTACGGCTACGACATCGCATACGCGAACGCCGGCGATCTGCACGCCGGGCTGATCGACCCGACCCGCTACCGGGGCCTGGTCTTCCCCGGCCACGACGAGTACTGGTCGCTCCCCATGCGCCGCACCGTCGAGCGGGCCCGCGAGAGCGGCACGTCGCTGGTCTTCCTCTCCGCCAACACCATGTACTGGCAGGTCGAGTTGGGCCCGTCGCCGTCCGGCGTCCCGGACCGGCTGCTCACCTGCCGCAAGCGCCACGGCCCCGGACGCCCCGCGCTCTGGCGGGAGGTGGACAAGCCGGAGCAGCAACTGCTCGGCATCCAGTACGCGGGCCGGGTCCCCGAGCCGCACCCGATGGTCGTACGGAACGCGACGCACTGGTTCTGGGACGCCACCGGCGCCTTCGAGGGCGACCAACTCCCGGGCCTGGTCGCCGGGGAGGCCGACCGCTACTTCCCGCGTACGGCGCTGCCCGAGCACGACGAGCGGATGCTGCTGGCGCACTCGCCCTACCGGGACGGCGACAACACCCTTCGCCACCAGGAGACTTCGCTCTACCGTTCCCCGTCCGGCGCTCTCGTCTTCGCCTCCGGGACCTTCGCGTGGTCGCCCGCGCTCGACCGGCCCGGCCATGTCGACCCGCGCGTCCAGCGGGCCACCGCAAACCTCCTCGACCGCATCTGCAAACGCGACTGAGAGTGTCCCCGGACGCTCCCTGCCCCCGCCCCGCAGCGCCCCACGCGCGCGCCGGCCCCGCCCGTACGGGAGAATCGGCAGCGCAAAGACCCCCGTGGCGAGGAACGAGGAACCGTGTCCGGATTCGTAGAGAAGCCCGAGCCCCTTCAGGTCCCGGGCCTGGTGCATCTGCACACCGGCAAGGTGCGCGACCTGTACCGGAACGAGGCGGGCGATCTCGTGATGGTCGCCAGCGACCGCATCTCCGCCTACGACTGGGTCCTGCCCACCGAAATCCCCGACAAGGGACGGGTGTTGACGCAGCTGTCGCTCTGGTGGTTCGACAAGCTCGCCGACCTCGCGCCCAGCCATGTCCTCTCCACCGACCTCCCCGACGGCGCCCCCGCCGACTGGGCCGGCCGCACCCTCGTCTGCGAACCCCTGCGGATGACCCCGGTCGAGTGCGTGGCACGCGGCTATCTCACCGGCTCCGGCCTCGCCGAGTACGAGCAGACCCGTACGGTCTGCGGACTGGCCCTCCCCGAGGGCCTGATGGACGGCTCCGAGCTGCCCGCGCCGATCTTCACCCCCGCCACGAAGGCCGCCGTCGGCGACCACGACGAGAACGTGTCCTACGAGGAGGTCGCCCGCCAGACCGGCGCCGAGACCGCCGCGCTGCTGCGCCGTACGACGCTCGACATCTACGCCCGCGCCCGCGACATCGCCCGTGAGCGGGGCATCATCCTCGCCGACACCAAGTTCGAGTTCGGCTTCGACACCGACGACCGGCTGGTGC
Above is a window of Streptomyces sp. NBC_01498 DNA encoding:
- a CDS encoding Fur family transcriptional regulator, whose product is MSDLLERLRGRGWRMTSQRRVVAQVLDGEHVHLTADEVHALAADRLPEISRATVYNTLGELVTLGEVVEVSTTGRAKRYDPNAHRPHHHLICSTCATIRDVHPTSDPLSALPPEERFGFTVTGAAVTYRGVCPGCAGGAA
- a CDS encoding tetratricopeptide repeat protein, which produces MDTAKPRELFEQARAAWDAERWQTAADRYEELLGRLPDHPRSAEWWYDAALAHKFLRNWDKAYTLGREAAARSPRGEGDPAFWNLGIAATVKREWAVARDAWEGFGITIPEGEGEIVGSFGRCCVRLSTDTGHEVVWGVRLCPTRARVISVPVSPGRRFGEVVLHDGEPRGERTTDGRTHSVFDELLLFEPSGLSTHTVTVSAAAASDIDALERDFTERGYGAEPASSFELICSCCSTGTHPQTRSVHPGTQKVSLAAPGPEIPALLNAWASAGPGRSWEKLTLAG
- a CDS encoding DNA polymerase III subunit gamma and tau translates to MSSLALYRRYRPESFAEVIGQEHVTDPLQQALRNNRVNHAYLFSGPRGCGKTTSARILARCLNCEQGPTPTPCGVCQSCQDLARTGPGSIDVIEIDAASHGGVDDARDLREKAFFGPASSRYKIYIIDEAHMVTPAGFNALLKVVEEPPEHLKFIFATTEPEKVIGTIRSRTHHYPFRLVPPGTLREYLGEVCGKERIPVADGVLPLVVRAGAGSVRDSMSVMDQLLAGAAEDGVTYAMATSLLGYTDSSLLDSTIDAFAAGDGAAAFEVVDRVIEGGNDPRRFVADLLERLRDLVILAAVPDAGTKGLIDAPDDVIQRMQDQAAVFGAAELSRAADLVNTGLTEMRGATSPRLQLELICARVLLPAAFDDERSVQTRLDRLERGVASAAFSTGGAGPAVGYVPGPEAHMPPPGSGHPAARPATPGNGHGNARGGGGEARTPAPPVPAEAPFVPEAPPVPETPAPAAGARPGAWPGAAAPPPRPPAPGTAARKPGGWPTASTPGRPAPAPEAAPAAPPAYESGAPSAPAGGGPGMTQGAGQVRNMWPEILEAVKNRRRFTWILLSQNAQVAGFDGTTLQLGFLNAGARDNFATSGSEEVLKQALSEHFRVQWKIEAIIDPSGGTQPPPAPGGGNGPSGGGSYGGGGGGGAPGGYGGGGGARPPAPAPSQRPAPPAQHPADSGPGAGSPAPGGHASAATATATAAPGHAPPEQRRPSGGPVAPPPPVVPQVAPEDDIPEDDDAGLADSALSGHDLIVRELGATLVDEFPNE
- the purD gene encoding phosphoribosylamine--glycine ligase; this encodes MKVLVIGGGAREHALCRSLSLDPDVTALHCAPGNAGIAEVAELHPVDATDGTAVARLAARLEAGLVVVGPEAPLVAGVADAVRDAGIACFGPSAEAARLEGSKAFAKSVMAAASVPTGRSYVCTTPEEIDTALDAFGAPFVVKDDGLAAGKGVVVTDDLATAREHALACGRVVIEEFLDGPEVSLFAVTDGRTVLPLRPAQDFKRALDGDEGPNTGGMGAYSPLPWADPKLVDEVLETVLQPTVDEMRRRGTPFSGLLYAGLAITGRGVRVIEFNARFGDPETQVVLARLRTPLAGVLLAAAEGRLADLPELVWRDDAAVTVVVASHNYPGTPRTGDPVEGLADVVAQDAPDAYVLHAGTRLADDGRTVLSAGGRVLSVTATGKDLAQARERAYAAVGRIRLDGSQHRTDIAREAADA
- a CDS encoding N,N-dimethylformamidase beta subunit family domain-containing protein, whose protein sequence is MCADHIRRWESGALAHAVSDPFGQGPVPWLRGSENYLDDTGQVVPWYADPTLGRDRGGTRTADDVHRQIKGFASAGAVAPGESIDFHITVDPPQPFSVDIYRIGHYAGEGARKITTSPRLSGIVQPAPLAAERTVSCHHWWLSWRLQIPSYWSLGAYVAVLTTTDGHRSHVPFTVRDTHPADLLLLLPDITWQAYNLYPEDGRLGASLYHAWDEEGRLLGEEDAAITVSFDRPYAGAGLPIHVGHAYDFIRWAERYGYDIAYANAGDLHAGLIDPTRYRGLVFPGHDEYWSLPMRRTVERARESGTSLVFLSANTMYWQVELGPSPSGVPDRLLTCRKRHGPGRPALWREVDKPEQQLLGIQYAGRVPEPHPMVVRNATHWFWDATGAFEGDQLPGLVAGEADRYFPRTALPEHDERMLLAHSPYRDGDNTLRHQETSLYRSPSGALVFASGTFAWSPALDRPGHVDPRVQRATANLLDRICKRD
- a CDS encoding phosphoribosylaminoimidazolesuccinocarboxamide synthase, whose protein sequence is MSGFVEKPEPLQVPGLVHLHTGKVRDLYRNEAGDLVMVASDRISAYDWVLPTEIPDKGRVLTQLSLWWFDKLADLAPSHVLSTDLPDGAPADWAGRTLVCEPLRMTPVECVARGYLTGSGLAEYEQTRTVCGLALPEGLMDGSELPAPIFTPATKAAVGDHDENVSYEEVARQTGAETAALLRRTTLDIYARARDIARERGIILADTKFEFGFDTDDRLVLADEVLTPDSSRFWPTAGWEPGHAQPSYDKQYVRDWLTSSASGWDRASEQPPPQLPDEVVAATRAKYLEAYELLTGTRW